A window of Gouania willdenowi chromosome 12, fGouWil2.1, whole genome shotgun sequence contains these coding sequences:
- the bxdc2 gene encoding ribosome biogenesis protein BRX1 homolog translates to MAAFKRKRGELLSVNKKAKKGKIVVDQDNGEQERNDEVIVPAPVSMGKWTNKERVLIFSSRGINFRTRHLMQDLRTLMPHSKSDTKMDRKDKLLVINEVCEIKNCNKCIFFEAKKKQDLYMWISNSPHGPSAKFLVQNIHTLAELKMTGNCLRGSRPLLSFDPKFDKEPHYALLKELFIQTFSTPRYHPKSQPFVDHVFTFTIADDRIWFRNYQIVEEDASLVEIGPRFVLNLIKVFQGSFGGPTLYENPGFQSPNMHRRELRLAAAAKIREKQMVKEMQKLKRAEQKEPTCNDVTADVFLTPAEEKPLNIQTEAPEPKVMKKNKHKAFKRQRMQKSGR, encoded by the exons ATGGCTGCGTTCAAGAGAAAACGTGGGGAGCTGCTTTCTGTGAACAAAAAGGccaaaaagggcaaaattgtGGTTGACCAAGACAACGGCGAACAGGAGAGAAATGATGAAGTCATCGTCCCGGCACCGGTGTCCATG GGCAAATGGACCAACAAGGAAAGGGTTCTCATTTTTTCTTCCAGAGGGATCAACTTCAGAACAAGGCACTTAATGCAGGATCTAAGGACTCTGATGCCTCATTCAAAATCAG atacaaaaatggacagaaaagacAAGCTGCTTGTCATTAATGAG gtgTGTGAAATCAAAAACTGCAACAAATGCATCTTTTTTGAAGCAAAGAAGAAACAAGATCTCTACATGTG GATCTCAAACTCCCCTCATGGACCTTCGGCAAAATTTCTTGTCCAAAACA TTCATACGCTGGCTGAACTAAAGATGACGGGAAATTGTCTCAGAGGATCCAGGCCACTGCTGTCTTTTGATCCT AAATTTGACAAGGAGCCCCATTATGCTTTACTAAAAGAGCTCTTCATCCAG acattttccaCTCCTCGGTACCATCCTAAGAGTCAGCCGTTTGTGGACCACGTTTTCACCTTCACCATCGCAGACGACAGGATATGGTTTAGAAACTACCAG ATCGTTGAGGAAGATGCCTCCCTGGTGGAGATCGGGCCCCGCTTTGTTCTCAACCTGATTAAAGTGTTCCAGGGAAGCTTTGGTGGACCCACACTCTATGAAAACCCAGGCTTCCAGTCACCCAACATG CATCGGCGGGAACTCCGACTGGCAGCCGCAGCCAAAATACGAGAGAAGCAGATGGTGAAGGAGATGCAGAAGCTGAAGAGGGCGGAGCAGAAGGAGCCCACGTGTAACGATGTCACAGCAGACGTCTTCCTGACGCCTGCCGAAGAGAAGCCTCTTAACATCCAGACGGAAGCACCAGAGCCCAAAGTGATGAAGAAGAACAAACACAAAGCGTTCAAAAGACAGAGAATGCAGAAGTCTGGACGATAA
- the rad1 gene encoding cell cycle checkpoint protein RAD1, with translation MPLSTQSQDDNDEQYILVASLDNARNLSNILKAIAFKDHAIFTATPNGLKVTVEDSKCLQANAFIQVEIFQEFTIKEDLVGFQVNLTVLLDCLNIFGGSTAPGLSTALRMCYRGYGYPLTLFLEEGGVVTVCKINTQEPEEPIDFDFCSSNVINKVILQSESLKEAFSELDMTSEVLQITMSPSQPYFRLSTFGNSGNAHYDYSKDSDMMELFKCTTTQTNRYKMLLLKPTTKALALSCKVSVRTDSRGFLSLQYMVRNDDGQICFVEYYCCPDEEVEEE, from the exons ATGCCTCTCTCTACTCAATCTCAAGATGACAACGACGAACAATACATTTTAGTTGCCAGTTTGGACAATGCCCGTAATCTTTCTAACATACTGAAAGCGATTGCTTTCAAGGATCACGCCATATTCACTGCCACGCCAAATGGCCTAAAGGTCACTGTGGAGGATTCCAAATGTCTGCAAGCTAATGCATTCATCCAG GTGGAGATTTTTCAAGAGTTTACCATCAAAGAAGACTTGGTTGGTTTTCAAGTCAATCTCACTGTCCTGCTTGACTGCCTCAACATCTTTGGAGGAAGCACGGCACCAG GATTGTCAACAGCACTGCGGATGTGCTACCGGGGCTACGGTTACCCCCTGACCCTGTTCCTGGAGGAGGGCGGAGTGGTGACTGTTTGTAAGATTAACACGCAAGAACCAGAGGAGCCGATCGACTTTGATTTCTGCAGCAGCAATGTGATAAACAAG GTCATCCTGCAGTCAGAGAGTCTGAAGGAAGCTTTCTCTGAGCTGGACATGACGAGCGAGGTGCTGCAGATCACAATGTCCCCCAGTCAGCCGTACTTCAG GCTTTCTACATTTGGAAACTCAGGAAATGCTCATTATGATTATTCAAAGGACTCAGACATGATGGAGTTGTTCAAATGTACGACGACGCAAACAAACAG ATATAAGATGTTGCTGCTGAAGCCGACCACCAAAGCTTTAGCCTTATCGTGTAAAGTATCTGTGAGGACAGACAGCCGGGGCTTCCTGTCTCTGCAGTACATGGTCAGAAATGACGACGGACAAATCTGCTTTGTAGAATATTATTGTTGTCCTgatgaggaggtggaggaggagtga
- the c21h18orf32 gene encoding UPF0729 protein C18orf32 homolog, producing the protein MVCIPCIVIPVLLWVYKRFLEPILYPIVSPFINKFWTKKAVQETGASGQVESNGEITANGPPQNSASKKID; encoded by the exons ATGGTGTGCATTCCCTGCATTGTGATTCCTGTTCTTTTATGGGTCTACAAGCGGTTCCTGGAGCCCATCCTTTACCCTATTGTTTCCCCTTTCATTAATAAATTCTGGACCAAGAAGGCTGTTCAAGAGACTGGGGCAAGTGGCCAG gtGGAAAGCAACGGGGAGATCACTGCCAATGGTCCTCCTCAAAACTCAGCCTCTAAGAAGATAGACTGA